CGACGGCCGCCCCCGCTACCGCACCCTGAACTACGGCGAGTTGCAGCAGGAGGTGGAGCGACTCGCCCACGGCCTGACCCACGCGGGCATCGGCCGGGGTACCAAGACGGTGCTGATGACCCCGCCGGGACCCGAGCTGTTCGCGCTGGTCTTCGCGCTCTTCCGGATCGGCGCCGTCCCCGTCGTCGTCGATCCCGGCATGGGCCCGCGCCGGATGCTCCACTGCTACCGGGCCGTCGGCGCCGAGGCCTTCATCGGCCCGCCGCTCGCCCACCTGGTACGCGTCCTGGGCCGCCGCACCTTCGAGGCCGTGCGGATCCCGGTCACGCTCGGCCGCCGGCGGCTGTGGGGCGGTCACACCCTGGCGCGCCTGCGGTCCGCCCCGGGCCCGCGCACCGCGCCCCCCGCCGTCGGCGGGGACGACCTGCTGATGATCGGCTTCACCACGGGAAGCACCGGCCCCGCGAAGGGAGTCGAGTACACCCACCGGACGGCACTCTCGATCGCCCGTCGGATCGAGGACGCGCACGGACGCACCCGGGACGACGTCTCCCTGGTCACCCTGCCCTTCTACGGCATGCTCGACCTGGTCTACGGGTCCACGATCGTGCTCGCCCCGCTGGCGCCGGCGAAGGTCGCGCACGCCGATCCCGAACTCCTCGTCGACGCGCTGGAACGATTCGCCGTCAACACGATGTTCGCCTCGCCCGCCCTGCTGCGCCGCCTCGCGGACCATCTCACGACCCGCCCCCACCCCCTGCCCGACCTGCGCTGCGTGGTGTCCGGCGGGGCGCCCGTGCCGCCGTCCGTCGTCGCCGCACTGCGCGACGTCCTGGACGAGAAGGCCCGGATCCACGTCACCTACGGCGCCACCGAGGCCCTCCCGATCACCTCGATCGAGTCCGAGGAGATCCTGGCCGAGACCGCCGACCGGGCCGCGCTCGGCGCCGGAACCTGCGTCGGCCGGCCCGTACCCGGCACCCTCCTGCGGATCGCGCCCGTCACCGACGGCCCGATGCCGGCCCTCGCCCCCGGGTCGGACCCGGAGCCGGGGCGCGTCGGGGAGATCCTCGTCGCCGGGGACTCCGTCAGCCCCCGCTACCACGCCGCCCCGCAGGCCGACGCCCTCCACAAAGTGCCCGAGACGGCGCCCGAGGACCCGGCCCGCGCGGGCCTCCACCCGATCGCCGGGGCCGGACCCGCGCCCCGCGTCTGGCATCGCACCGGCGACCTCGGCTACCTCGACGGCAGTGGTCGACTGTGGTTCTGCGGACGATCGGCGCAGCGCGTGCGCGCCACCGGACACGACCTGTACACCGTGCTCTGCGAGGGCGTCTTCAACGCACACCCGCTGGTCCGTCGCAGCGCACTCGTCGGCATCGGCC
This region of Streptomyces sp. NBC_00513 genomic DNA includes:
- a CDS encoding fatty acid CoA ligase family protein; protein product: MTTASPRRTNTREAAAGAEGLAARLEGNARAFPHKPAVIHPDGGREPDGRPRYRTLNYGELQQEVERLAHGLTHAGIGRGTKTVLMTPPGPELFALVFALFRIGAVPVVVDPGMGPRRMLHCYRAVGAEAFIGPPLAHLVRVLGRRTFEAVRIPVTLGRRRLWGGHTLARLRSAPGPRTAPPAVGGDDLLMIGFTTGSTGPAKGVEYTHRTALSIARRIEDAHGRTRDDVSLVTLPFYGMLDLVYGSTIVLAPLAPAKVAHADPELLVDALERFAVNTMFASPALLRRLADHLTTRPHPLPDLRCVVSGGAPVPPSVVAALRDVLDEKARIHVTYGATEALPITSIESEEILAETADRAALGAGTCVGRPVPGTLLRIAPVTDGPMPALAPGSDPEPGRVGEILVAGDSVSPRYHAAPQADALHKVPETAPEDPARAGLHPIAGAGPAPRVWHRTGDLGYLDGSGRLWFCGRSAQRVRATGHDLYTVLCEGVFNAHPLVRRSALVGIGPAGAQQPAVCVETETPLDADAWRDLVVELRASATHHVPELAPAPFLRHAGFPVDIRHNAKIGREELGRWAERRLAPPAPPWSRAGAPKLIPLAGWAYLLGGAVMAATATAPDAPVLHWLWWIDAVLSIGVHAAQIPLALPRARAAGHGRAAAVALTMLYGATWWRTL